Proteins from a single region of Ischnura elegans chromosome 2, ioIscEleg1.1, whole genome shotgun sequence:
- the LOC124174042 gene encoding apoptosis regulatory protein Siva-like translates to MLRKRSHSFEDDLLPQSKIHVSDKEVNMGVNMDQNMQAVYEKTLQMLFKASPKKTYPEYPVTSVTLAPKLNTNSGRYKQLFLDSNCKLHIEGCLKEDQVQISCGLCGNRCHHRQICNFCEKYLCENCKRVCRKCDLPFCSSCIFSMYEGNDEFTICRSCY, encoded by the exons ATGCTGCGTAAACGGAGTCATTCGTTTGAGGATGACCTACTACCTCAGTCTAAAATTCATGTTAGTGATAAAGAAGTCAACATGGGAGTGAATATGGATCAGAACATGCAGGCTGTATATG aaaaaacTCTACAAATGCTATTTAAAGCGTCTCCTAAAAAAACATACCCGGAATATCCAGTCACATCAGTGACCCTTGCCCCGAAATTGAACACAAATTCTGGACGATATAAACAGTTGTTTTTAGATAGCAACTGTAAGCTACATATTGAAGGATGCCTAAAG GAGGACCAAGTACAAATATCTTGTGGACTTTGTGGTAACCGTTGTCACCATCGTCAGATATGTAACTTTTGTGAGAAGTACCTCTGTGAGAACTGCAAACGTGTTTGCCGTAAATGTGATTTACCCTTTTGCTCGTCATGCATATTTTCAAT GTACGAAGGAAACGACGAATTTACGATATGTCGATCTTGCTATTAA